One genomic window of Candidatus Trichorickettsia mobilis includes the following:
- a CDS encoding IS630 family transposase: MLTELLPKNIDRCNVDIWSQDETRVGQQGSLTRIWAKRGTRPRKVRQQQFISTYIYGAACHDTGESFALILPYANTRAMNKFLEDLSLTTQSNRHIALLMDNAGWHTAKKLTVPSNITLIPLPPYAPELNAMEQVWEWIKNHFLSNQCYGAYEDIVTMACYAWNQLAQNVDLVKSIMYRDWINTPC; the protein is encoded by the coding sequence ATGTTAACAGAATTATTACCAAAAAATATCGATAGATGTAACGTTGATATATGGTCTCAGGATGAAACTCGAGTTGGGCAACAAGGTAGCTTAACTCGTATATGGGCTAAACGCGGCACTAGACCCCGTAAAGTTCGGCAACAGCAATTCATTTCAACATACATTTACGGAGCTGCTTGCCATGATACGGGAGAATCTTTTGCATTAATTTTACCATATGCCAACACACGGGCAATGAATAAATTCTTAGAAGACCTTTCTCTCACTACTCAAAGCAACCGACATATAGCTTTACTAATGGATAATGCAGGTTGGCACACAGCCAAAAAACTAACTGTTCCAAGCAATATCACTTTGATACCGCTTCCGCCTTATGCACCAGAACTTAATGCAATGGAACAAGTTTGGGAGTGGATCAAAAATCATTTCTTGTCTAACCAATGTTACGGTGCATATGAAGATATTGTCACTATGGCTTGTTACGCTTGGAATCAACTTGCTCAGAATGTAGATTTAGTAAAATCAATTATGTATAGAGACTGGATAAATACACCGTGTTAA
- a CDS encoding winged helix-turn-helix domain-containing protein has product MKLAVYNRKLHNMLLEEYGAKCALKTVYNTMHRLGFSWITSRSMHPKSNQETQNTYKKTSQTC; this is encoded by the coding sequence GTGAAACTGGCGGTATATAACCGCAAGCTACATAACATGTTGCTTGAGGAATATGGCGCTAAATGCGCTTTAAAAACAGTCTACAATACTATGCATCGCCTTGGTTTTAGCTGGATTACTTCTCGTTCAATGCATCCAAAGTCAAATCAAGAGACTCAAAATACATATAAAAAAACTTCCCAGACATGTTAA
- a CDS encoding helix-turn-helix domain-containing protein, whose product MPLGFHDHDFIKMMKHEPHGRNRIRLLAMYHLQLGKSFKAISAIVKLHWKTVQSWLRRFRNHGFEGLFESQRSGAPRKINTLQKSALFDKINMLSESETGGI is encoded by the coding sequence TTGCCGCTAGGTTTTCATGATCATGATTTTATAAAAATGATGAAACATGAGCCGCATGGTCGGAATCGCATACGTTTATTGGCGATGTATCACCTTCAATTAGGCAAATCTTTTAAAGCCATATCTGCAATAGTGAAGTTGCACTGGAAAACCGTGCAATCATGGCTCAGAAGATTTAGAAATCATGGTTTTGAAGGTTTATTTGAATCACAAAGAAGCGGCGCTCCTAGGAAGATTAACACTCTACAAAAATCTGCTCTTTTTGATAAAATCAATATGCTCAGTGAAAGTGAAACTGGCGGTATATAA
- a CDS encoding isochorismatase family cysteine hydrolase, translating into MINTAFIGLDYIVDITEEGGKIASSAAHAAERNCIDNANKALHIARKKGWLTILVKVGFSLHYYEQPKNSPMFSKVHISNALALEGKGTNFHSALDVQPTDLVIIKPRVSAFYGTMLEAALRANKINRLVMAGVSSVWAVQSTVRDAHDRDYEVYVLEDACAAINEKMHQTSMEMLSIIAKIIHIPDMTNL; encoded by the coding sequence ATGATAAACACAGCTTTTATTGGATTAGACTATATTGTTGATATTACGGAAGAAGGCGGAAAGATTGCCAGTTCTGCAGCTCATGCTGCCGAGCGCAATTGTATTGATAACGCTAATAAGGCATTACATATAGCTCGTAAAAAAGGATGGTTGACTATATTGGTAAAAGTAGGCTTCTCTTTACATTATTATGAGCAGCCTAAAAATTCTCCAATGTTTAGTAAGGTACATATTTCTAATGCTTTAGCATTAGAGGGAAAAGGTACAAATTTTCATTCTGCACTAGATGTACAACCTACAGATTTAGTAATTATTAAACCACGAGTAAGTGCCTTTTACGGTACTATGCTTGAAGCAGCATTAAGAGCCAATAAAATCAATCGACTCGTCATGGCTGGGGTAAGTAGCGTCTGGGCAGTACAATCTACAGTACGTGATGCTCATGATCGGGATTATGAAGTATATGTATTGGAAGATGCATGCGCCGCTATCAATGAAAAAATGCATCAAACATCTATGGAAATGTTATCCATTATAGCTAAAATTATTCATATACCGGACATGACCAACCTTTAA
- a CDS encoding DUF805 domain-containing protein: MKQAVFLAYSRIFDYSSRASRAEYWWFALFFGIIYGSYSYFRLQENGILVYLLLFFFVTPNLSLSVRRLHDINKSGWWVLIGFIPIVGFMYWHIKPGDVSANRYGATTRLES, from the coding sequence ATGAAGCAGGCGGTATTTCTTGCATATAGCAGAATCTTTGATTATTCCTCTAGAGCGTCGAGGGCGGAGTATTGGTGGTTTGCCTTATTTTTTGGAATCATATACGGCTCATATAGTTATTTTAGGTTGCAAGAGAATGGTATCCTCGTATATCTTCTTTTATTTTTTTTTGTTACCCCTAATCTTTCCTTAAGTGTTAGAAGACTCCATGATATTAATAAAAGCGGATGGTGGGTTCTGATAGGTTTTATCCCTATTGTAGGTTTTATGTATTGGCATATTAAACCTGGGGACGTATCGGCGAATCGCTATGGTGCCACTACTAGGCTTGAAAGTTGA
- a CDS encoding CTP synthase has protein sequence MTTKFIFITGGVASSLGKGIASAALGALLQARGFSVTLRKLDPYLNVDPGTMSPHQHGEVFVTEDGMETDLDLGHYERFTGINATIADYVTTGQIYSNVIAQERKGVYLGATVQVIPHITDEIKRFILNKTANTDFILCEIGGTVGDIESLPYLEAIRQLRNELGSDRTLFIHLTLLPYIHTAEEIKTKPAQHSVKELLSVGIQADILICRSDRLIPIEARTKLAQFCNVQNADVLAALDAQTIYHVPLQYHQAGFDQRVCKYFGVNFDNHPINLDNWQNIIERIENPTYSLRIAIAGKYIKLKDAYKSLIEAITHAGITAQAKIELVWVDTEQLDDIHHHLNDIDGIIIPGGFGTRGIDGKIAAIKFARQNKIPTLGICLGMQLTIIEACRNVLGISNASSTEFGQTAEPVIALMTEWLDPLLLTQQRNNTDNKGGTMRLGSYPCQIKNNTNAYAAYEAPLIFERHRHRYEVNLKYRNQLEEIGLIFSGMSPDGQLTEIIEWRDHPWFVAAQFHPELKSLPFKPHPLFKNFIFAALR, from the coding sequence ATGACCACCAAATTTATTTTCATTACTGGCGGAGTTGCATCGTCTTTAGGCAAAGGTATTGCTTCTGCTGCTCTTGGCGCCCTACTGCAAGCTAGAGGATTTAGCGTTACTTTAAGAAAGCTTGATCCCTATTTAAATGTCGATCCTGGGACAATGAGTCCGCACCAACATGGAGAAGTATTCGTCACTGAAGATGGCATGGAAACTGATCTGGATCTTGGTCATTATGAGCGTTTTACTGGTATCAATGCTACAATAGCCGATTATGTAACTACCGGACAAATATATAGTAACGTAATTGCTCAGGAAAGAAAAGGGGTCTATCTTGGAGCGACAGTACAAGTCATTCCTCATATTACCGATGAAATAAAACGTTTTATTTTAAATAAAACCGCTAATACTGATTTTATATTATGTGAAATTGGTGGAACTGTTGGTGATATCGAAAGCTTACCCTATCTGGAAGCGATTAGACAATTAAGAAACGAACTAGGCTCTGATCGTACTTTATTTATTCATCTAACTTTATTACCATACATCCATACAGCAGAAGAAATTAAAACAAAACCCGCACAACATTCAGTTAAAGAATTATTAAGTGTTGGCATCCAGGCCGATATACTAATTTGCCGCAGTGATCGCCTCATTCCAATAGAAGCACGTACCAAACTAGCACAATTTTGTAACGTCCAAAATGCAGATGTGCTGGCAGCTCTAGATGCACAAACTATATATCATGTACCTTTACAATATCATCAAGCAGGATTTGATCAACGTGTATGCAAGTATTTTGGGGTTAATTTTGATAATCATCCAATTAATTTAGATAATTGGCAAAATATCATTGAGAGAATAGAGAATCCAACTTATAGCTTACGTATAGCCATAGCTGGGAAATATATTAAATTAAAGGATGCATATAAATCTCTTATTGAAGCGATAACTCATGCTGGTATAACGGCACAAGCCAAGATAGAACTAGTATGGGTTGATACCGAACAATTAGATGATATCCATCACCATCTTAACGATATTGATGGTATCATTATCCCAGGTGGATTTGGTACTCGTGGCATAGATGGTAAGATTGCCGCGATTAAGTTTGCTCGGCAAAACAAGATTCCTACTTTAGGCATTTGTCTGGGCATGCAACTTACAATTATCGAAGCTTGTAGAAATGTTTTAGGGATAAGCAATGCTTCCAGTACAGAATTTGGTCAGACTGCTGAGCCAGTAATTGCACTGATGACAGAATGGCTTGACCCATTACTACTAACACAACAACGTAATAATACTGATAATAAAGGTGGAACTATGCGTCTTGGTTCATACCCATGTCAGATCAAGAATAATACCAATGCTTATGCTGCCTACGAGGCTCCATTAATATTTGAGAGGCATCGGCATCGATATGAAGTTAATCTAAAATATAGGAACCAGCTAGAAGAAATTGGATTGATATTTTCCGGTATGTCCCCTGATGGTCAATTAACCGAAATTATAGAATGGCGTGATCATCCATGGTTTGTAGCAGCACAATTTCATCCAGAACTTAAATCTTTGCCATTTAAACCACATCCCTTATTCAAAAACTTTATTTTCGCAGCTTTAAGATGA
- the rpsP gene encoding 30S ribosomal protein S16 yields the protein MATKIRLARGGAKKRPFYRIVVANATAPRDGDFLEKVGTYNPLLANDNKDRIVLKVDRIEYWLSCGAKPTEIVAKFIAAAGVNLPEWAKKEMAIRTQGQQARKPKKSES from the coding sequence ATGGCAACAAAAATTCGTCTAGCTCGAGGTGGGGCAAAAAAGCGTCCTTTTTATCGGATAGTAGTAGCAAATGCTACTGCTCCTAGAGATGGAGATTTCCTGGAAAAAGTCGGAACATACAACCCGCTTTTAGCTAATGATAATAAAGATCGTATTGTGCTAAAAGTAGATCGTATTGAATATTGGTTAAGCTGTGGTGCCAAACCAACAGAAATTGTTGCAAAATTTATTGCTGCCGCTGGTGTAAATTTACCAGAATGGGCAAAAAAAGAGATGGCTATAAGAACACAAGGCCAACAAGCCAGAAAACCTAAAAAATCAGAAAGCTAA
- the rpmG gene encoding 50S ribosomal protein L33, producing the protein MAKKNKNILVKLVSTAGTGYFLVKKRNPKTQTEKLSFKKYDPKVRKHVQFKEEKIK; encoded by the coding sequence GTGGCAAAGAAGAATAAGAATATTTTAGTAAAGCTTGTAAGCACCGCAGGTACTGGTTATTTTTTAGTAAAAAAACGCAATCCAAAAACTCAAACTGAAAAATTATCATTTAAAAAATACGACCCAAAAGTTAGAAAGCATGTCCAATTTAAAGAAGAAAAAATCAAATAA